In one window of Rhinatrema bivittatum chromosome 10, aRhiBiv1.1, whole genome shotgun sequence DNA:
- the LOC115099983 gene encoding 14 kDa phosphohistidine phosphatase-like codes for MRWALGLRACVVEIARQRGGSWGIGRLTMAAARGLVAVPEVEIDSEGVFKYILVRLKQGEEQRDVVRGTRSAEYHNHIFEKLNPEMEKLGIACKCLGGGKIEHNNKDKKIRVFGESTGYGKADHSVAVEKLKNVYTGYEITWSDDKK; via the exons ATGAGGTGGGCGTTGGGGCTTCGCGCTTGCGTGGTTGAGATAGCCCGGCAGAGAGGAGGGAGCTGGGGCATTGGGAGGTTGACAATGGCGGCTGCGAGGGGATTGGTGGCTGTGCCTGAGGTGGAAATAGACTCCGAAGGAGTGTTTAAGTATATCCTGGTTCGCTTAAAGCAGGGTGAGGAGCAGCGAGACGTCGTGAGAGGGACGCGGAGCGCTGAGTATCATA ATcatatatttgaaaaattgaaTCCAGAAATGGAAAAGCTGGGCATTGCATGTaagtgtcttggaggaggaaaaaTAGAACACAACAATAAAGATAAGAAAATCAGAGTATTTGGGGAGTCTACG GGATATGGCAAGGCTGATCACTCAGTGGCTgttgaaaaactgaaaaatgtgtaCACAGGCTATGAAATCACCTGGTCAGATGACAAGAAGtga